In Natranaerobius thermophilus JW/NM-WN-LF, the genomic stretch CTTTCTCTGTTGATTCTTGACTTTCTTTATTAGCAGTTGTCAGCTTATCAACAATTCCGGCTCCTTCATTTTTGGTTTGTTCTATTTTGTTCACAGTATCATTTAATGTTTCTACTATCTCCTGATTACTTTGAATCTGATTACCCATTTCTTCTATCATTGATGAAGTATCATCGGTATCCTGGGCTTGATTGGTGGCTGCAGAGGAAATTTCCTCGATAGCTTTTGAAACTTCATTGGCCGTATTTTTATTTTCTTGGATTGTAGCAGAAAGCTCCTGGGCAAGGGAAGTTACTTGATCGGCTTTTTCATCAACACTTTGTATATAATCCGCCAAGGATTTGCGCATATTTGCCAGATTTCGTGTGATGTCACCGATCTCATCTTTTCTTTCTAGGTATCGATCAGCCTCTTCCGCTTTTTCCTCCAGGTCGCGATTTGAAAATCTAGTTATCATTTTCTGGATACTTTCAACTGGCTGACGAACTGATTTCTTGCTTATATAAAATATTAAACCAATAGTTATCAAAGTTGTTATGCCAAATAAAATTATTAAATTCATTCCAACTCCATAGGCTGGTTCTAGGATCTCACTGCGTGACATGGCTCCTATAATATATATGTTTTCCCAAGGTTTGAAGACAGTAATGTATTCTTCACCCTCAAATTCGAAATTGCTTGAACCAAAAAAATCCTCATGGCTATACCCTTCACTCTCGGCAATTACTTGCTCAGACAATTCCTGATACTGATCTGGAATTGTATCTCCTACTTTTTCCGGATACAGGGAATGAAAACGAAGAGTTTTATTGTCATTAATGGCAAATATGTAGCCTGATTCTCCTAAGTCGAAGTTTATGGCTGCTTGCTGGGCCTCATTCATAATGAAGTTTTCTATATCCTGATCTTCGTTAGAATCACTTCTACCTTGAGCTATTCTGTTTACCCTGGTAGCAGTTGACAATGTATCAATAGTTCCGTCTACACCAGCTTCCAAGGATTCGTATCCCTGATCCATTACAAGGTCTCTAGTGTGTTGAAAAATACCATAACCGACAACACTGAATAGAATGATAAAAGTTATTATTATAGGAGCTATGATCTTCCATTGAAAATTTAATTTGTCCGTTAAAAACTTAAAAAAGCCCATATTTATTGTCACTCCTTTAAATTAGGTTACAGTTAAGATGCATGTATTAGTATTTTGTGTACTCTCTATGCAATTTCGCAATTTGTAATAATTATTTATTACATGTATTTATCACAAATATATAATTTATCCATTTTACTATAATTTTCCTGCCATTTATATAAAGTTTTAATTTTTTGACAATTCACATAACAAAAAATCCCAGGAAGGAATGAAAACATCCTGGGATAATATCAAAAAGATTCAATAAAATTAAATTGGCCTCTGTCATAACAGAGGCCACCTGAAATTCTCGAGTCATAGTGAAATATAGTGAAATAAAACAAATAGAAAATAAAATACTACCTATACAATTTTACTATTTTTTTATAAACTGGGGCTCTATAAACCCAAGCTGTCTGCCTTCGCCTTCTATTTTAAGTCTAAGTACTCCTGTGAGATCTAGTTTTACTTCCTTGGGTTCAGTTAGATCTGATGAAATTGGACCTGTATCGTAAATCTTTTCGCCATCGGCATAAAATTGGAATGAACCAATATTATCTTCTTTTTCCCGGTCCTGCCACTTTTCTGATGGAGCAATTAAAACTTTGAATTGTGCGTACTCACTGTCGAGTAAGTATTCGTATTCCATGTTCATAAAGCGTAGTCCATATTCTCTTTCAAAGTAATAACCATTGGAAAATTTCTCGCCTGTGTTGGTAGTAAATGAGTGAAAACCTTCAAAATATCTGTCAGTAGCAGTGTGAGTATCCATATCTTCCATAGCGATTACATTTTTACCAGGTTTAGAACCAATGTAAATATTCTTTTCTTTGCCATCCCAGGACACATCTTCCCCTAAAGCGTCCGACACGAATCCAAGGGGAACGAAGGTAGTGCCTTCATAAATAAAGGGTTCCTGTTCAGGTTCCCGTTCAAAACCATTAACAAAAATTGTAATGTCATCGTAAAGCACTTCAATTTGTTCTCGGACGTTTTCAGCAAATACTGTTGATACTAGCATAATACAGAGAACAAAAACCATTCCCATTACAAAACCCTTTGCTTTTTCTTTGGAAAACACTCTGACCGCCTCCTAACTGAAGTTTCAAGATTTTATCTCTTATACTATAATATACCATTATTATTCTTTTATTTCCACTATAAACAATTCATTTCACTATAAACAATTAGTCGTAACAGAAAAAGTCCACTGCTTCAGCTGTGTTAGTAGTTAGATCATATATTTCCCAGTTATTACTCAGTGGCTGCTTCCCATTCTGGTGGATCAAAAACAACCATGGTATGTTCGTCGGCTTCTGTATCCCAGATACCATATAAATATCCATCCCGGCAGGGGCCAACAATTCCCAAGGTTAACTGTTCACCGTATTCCAGGTGATGATTTGGGTATGTGCCCAAAAGGTGAAAACTGCGCCCATGATCGCCTGATCCTACCACAAATGCCCGTTTTTCGTCATCGTAGGCAGAAGGTAAAACTATATATATCTCGGAATCCTCCTGGGCGTAAGGGGCCGTTCCATATTGCTTATAAGTAGGTTGCTGATCCCACACACCGATGGCTCTCTCCAAAACAAAGTTTTCCTGATTGCCTTCAAAGTCGTGGTCCCGGGGGATTTCTAACAAACCGGCATGAGTCCCTCCACTGTCTCCTCCAAATATAATGGTATGCATTGTAGGGGCTAGCAGGGTTGGTTGAAATTGATTATGTGGCAAGTCAGTTTCTATTTCCCCGGAAATATTTCTCCAGGATTTTCCTAGGTCATCACTAATATAAAGGGCTGCATTGGCCCCATCGCCCTGGGAATTCCATATTCTGCCTTGATATGGGTCATACACGGCCGTATGATGATGTAGCTGCTGGTCTTCATCAAATCTTTCGGCTGTTCTGATATTCTCCCAAGACTTTCCTCCATCAAATGTAGCCCATAGTTTACCTTTACCATCACCACGTTCTGCTAATAATACTATTTGTTCAGGTT encodes the following:
- a CDS encoding methyl-accepting chemotaxis protein, with product MGFFKFLTDKLNFQWKIIAPIIITFIILFSVVGYGIFQHTRDLVMDQGYESLEAGVDGTIDTLSTATRVNRIAQGRSDSNEDQDIENFIMNEAQQAAINFDLGESGYIFAINDNKTLRFHSLYPEKVGDTIPDQYQELSEQVIAESEGYSHEDFFGSSNFEFEGEEYITVFKPWENIYIIGAMSRSEILEPAYGVGMNLIILFGITTLITIGLIFYISKKSVRQPVESIQKMITRFSNRDLEEKAEEADRYLERKDEIGDITRNLANMRKSLADYIQSVDEKADQVTSLAQELSATIQENKNTANEVSKAIEEISSAATNQAQDTDDTSSMIEEMGNQIQSNQEIVETLNDTVNKIEQTKNEGAGIVDKLTTANKESQESTEKVYQVIRETNDSAEEIQKASEAVREIAEQTNLLALNAAIEAARAGEYGRGFSVVADEIRKLAEDSNEYSENINQIVTQLTDKVKNTVETVDTVRNETIPQQNQCVSNTSEKFQELAEAIDTVDKVSQDLNKASEKMAQQESKIQEKVQNLAAIAEENSANTEESSASMEEQSSSLEQIAKAGNDLAKLAEEMKESVSQFKI
- a CDS encoding stalk domain-containing protein, whose product is MFSKEKAKGFVMGMVFVLCIMLVSTVFAENVREQIEVLYDDITIFVNGFEREPEQEPFIYEGTTFVPLGFVSDALGEDVSWDGKEKNIYIGSKPGKNVIAMEDMDTHTATDRYFEGFHSFTTNTGEKFSNGYYFEREYGLRFMNMEYEYLLDSEYAQFKVLIAPSEKWQDREKEDNIGSFQFYADGEKIYDTGPISSDLTEPKEVKLDLTGVLRLKIEGEGRQLGFIEPQFIKK